GTTCCAGGAGTTATTCTAGGAGATGTTCCAGGAGTTGTTCCAGGAGTTGTTCCAGGAGTTGTTCCAGGAGTTATTCTAGGAGATGTTCCAGGAGTTATTCCAGGAGTTATTCCAGGAGTTGTTCCAGGAGATGTTCCAGGAGTTATTCCAGGAGTTGTTCTAGGAGTTGTTCCAGGATTTATTCCAGGAGTTATTCTAGGAGATGTTCCAGGAGTTATTCCAGGAGTTATTCCAGGAGTTGTTCCAGGAGATGTTCCAGGAGTTATTCCAGGAGTTATTCCAGGAGATGTTCCAGGAGTTATTCCAGGAGTTGTTCCAGGAGTTATTCCAGGAGTTATTCCAGGAGTTATTCCAGGAGTTGTTCCAGGATTTATTCCAGGAGTTGTTCCAGGAGTTATTCCAGGAGTTGTTCCAGGAGTTATTCCAGGAGTTGTTCCAGGAGTTGTTCCAGGTGTTGATCTGATTAGATAATGAATCTGGTCCCATCATAGACCATATAAAACCGCTGTTTATAGCTGATTTATTACTATGACATATGCTACAACTAGGGTCCAGAGTTGGTTAGGTTAGCCTACTAACAGATCAGGAAAAACTATTGGCCCCTGGAAAACAATTTACCCCACACTTATCTGGGACATGTGGTGTCACCTCTGAAATCATCACACAATGTtagaaattaaaaaatatatcttgTTTGTATGATctacatttgacatgtttttagTGGTGGGGAGTGAGCGTCTATAGTTTCAAGTGGCTCAGTGCAATCGACACCTACTGCTACAATTTCAGAATGGGTAGGGTTCATCTGGAGAATAGGGATGTAGGGTTAATCTGGAGAATAGGGATGTAGGGTTAATCTGGAGAATAGGGATGTAGGGTTCATCTGGAGAATAGGGATGTAGGGTCAATCTGGAGAATAGGGATGTAGGGTTAATCTGGAGAATAGGGATGTAGGGTTAATCTGGAGAATAGGGATGTAGGGTCAATCTGGAGAATAGGGATGTAGGGTTAATCTGGAGAATAGGATGTAGGGTCAATCTGGAGAATAGGGATGTAGGGTTAATCTGGAGAATAGGGATGTAGGGTTCATCTGGAGAATAGGGATGTAGGGTTAATCCAGAGAATAGGGATGTAGGGTTAATCCAGAGAATAGGGATGTAGGGTTAATCTGGAGAATAGGGATGTAGGGTTAATCTGGAGAATAGGGATGTAGGGTCAATCTGGAGAATAGGGATGTAGGGTTAATCCAGGGAATAGGGATGTAGGGTCAATCTGGAGAATAGGGATGTAGGGTTAATCTGGAGAATAGGGATGTAGGGTTCATCTGGAGAATAGGGATGTAGGGTTCATCTGGAGAATAGGGATGTAGGGTCCATCTGGAGAATAGGGATGTAGGGTTAATCTGGAGAATAGGGATGTAGGGTTAATCTGGAGAATAGGGATGTCGGGTTCATCTGGAGAATAGGGATCTTGAGAAATCTGGGTATGGTCGAGAAGCGCGCACATGGAAAGTGGGAGAGAGATAATGTATCATAAGGGATGAACTCTGATATGAATAGCACAACTCATATATCCTGAAaaatattataattgtaaggtgaatgcaccaatttgtaagtcgctctggataagagcgtctgctaaatgacttgttAAATGTAATGTTATATTTCTGACTCAGATctacttcagagagagagagaggggggggggggagagagagagagactaaaatcATTTGGTCTAGTTTTCATTGATTGAAATGTGAACAGAAGGCTATCTGCACTTTGTTTGAGCATGTTACTCTTAAAGAGGGCAGCAGTGGTttgagcattgggctagtaaccgaaaggttgcaagatctaaTCCCTGAgataacaaggtaaaaatctgtcattctgcctctgagcaaagcagttaacccactgttcctaggccttcattgtaaataagaacttgttcttaactgacttgcctcgttaaatgaaggtaaaaaatTTAAACTTTGTGCTTGCTGTGTTGTTTTGCCCACCTATATATTTGGTAAAATTGGCAAAGCAGGAGGAATGTGGACATGATGATGACTATAGCTCTACAAATATtacttatttgtttatttatataGACCTAACCGATCTTGTCATGGTGTTTTTTAGTACTACATTTATATAGATTAATGCATTGTTGGTTTTCGAACTTGAAAGAAAGGTATTTTACTGCGCACGTAACATTACATTTTGAAACATCATAAAGCAACCTCCGGTGACAACCGGAAGCCTAGTATTTAGCGTATTAGGCCAGTAACCGAGAGGCTGcttgttcgaatccccgagctgacaaggcacTTAACGCTAATTGGGTTTTATAATGACATGCCACGACCCCACTCTAAGGGGGCGTTGGGATATGCCAAAAACACATATCACATGAAAAGGGACAAATTTAAGCGCCATGAATCTCCAAATCATTGAATCATTTATTAATCTAATTCTGCACCCACTGGTCTGTAGCCAGTTCTAAATGATGTTTGTTCTTGTAGGCCTATGCAAAAAAACAATCAAATAAGTATTGTCCAATGTTGACCATATGCCTATTTAACCCATGTTGTCAATAAAGTCTCTCACTAAAAAGTGTCTTGTGAAATGATTACAGCAGAGGAAGTTGAGAAGACATTTATACTTTCTGACAGACTCCAGATGCCAGAGACGCGTTTAAATCTCTACCACCCTTTATATCTGACTGTGCGCTACGCGTAAAAATGAATATGGGAGAAGCAGCCAATGACATGCCTTTGTTTGAACCAAGGAGCGACTCCGGTGGTCAGATTATCCGTCCGTAACTGTAAATCCCCTCCCCCGCCAGCGTGTTAGGCTGTTCGTTCAGCAAGCCCATCCTGGACAGCTCCTCTTGCCTAAACATAATacgtaggaggaggagaggctcgGACATGGATCTAGGTAGACTCAGCACTGGCCCGTCTGATAGAGAGCGGAattgtttttaaatgtaaaaaaaaaaaaacgagagGCCTTAGAGAAAACAAAGCGAAGGAAATACCCATCCCGGCACAAAACATTAAATAGATCAATGGACTGAATGAGGGCTGAATGAAGACTGCTTATAACGCCTATCGATGCCTGGCCAAGGATCTGGATGCCTACGCCATGAACCCAGAGATGACAATGGACAGCATTGGCAATCTGCATGGCGGACTGAGCCATGACCAGGACTTGATGAACAGCCACAGCCCCCATCACAATAGGAACGCGGGGGCTTCTCTGCGGTTACATCAGGATCTGGCTGCTGCATCGTCGCGGTCCGCCATGGTGTCCAGCATGGCAACGATTCTGGACGGAGCAGGAGACTACCGACCAGAATTATCGCACCCGCTCCATCACGCTATGAGCATGCCGTGTGATACATCCCCACCGGGAATGGGTATGAACGGCACATACACCACGTTAACTCCACTTCAACCTTTACCCCCCATTTCAACCGTTTCGGACAAATTCCACCATCcgcatcaccatcaccatcaccaccaccaccagcgtCTCTCTGGGAACGTAAGCGGGAGTTTCACGCTGATGCGGGACGAGAGGGGTTTACCAGCAATGAACAACCTCTACAGTCACTATCATAAGGACATGACCGGGATGGGTCAGAGTTTATCCCCCCTGGCCAGCAGCCCTCTTGGCAATGGCTTGGGTTCTCTTCATAACACACAGCAAAACCTCCATAACTATGGCACTCATGGGCACGACAAGATGCTAAGCTCCAACTTCGATGCCCACACTGCCATGCTGGCCAGGGGGGATCAACACCTCTCACGAGGCCTCGGTGGCCCCACGGCAGGTATGATGCCGCATTTGAACGGGATGCACCACACCGGGCACCCGGGCCACTCTCAATCCCACGGGCCTGTGTTGGCTTCCAACCGGGACAGACCGCCCTCCTCCTCGGGACAACAAGGTAACAACTCGGGGCAGCTTGAAGAGATCAACACCAAAGAAGTGGCACAAAGGATCACAGCCGAACTGAAGCGGTATAGCATCCCCCAGGCTATATTCGCTCAGAGGGTGCTGTGTCGCTCGCAAGGCACCCTTTCAGACCTCTTAAGGAACCCCAAACCTTGGAGTAAACTTAAATCTGGAAGGGAGACCTTTCGACGGATGTGGAAGTGGCTGCAGGAACCCGAGTTTCAGAGGATGTCAGCCCTACGGCTTGCAGGTAAGACAAGGTATCCTCAATACAACCGACCGTCTCTGCTGCTgtttgctgcctgcctgcctctgctTGTAGTCAGGCTATAGCCCTGCAATAAAACACAGTTCagtatccatctatctatctatctatctatctatctatctatctatctatctatctatctatctatctatctatctatacctCTCACTGCAGAGTAGACTAGATCAATTACATTTATTTCAAATTACggtagtagtattgttattaGTGATCCATAATAACGATCGATcaaaaaatcaaaatcaaatcaaatctcgaTATCAATGACAAGGTCAAATGATTTCTCTCTCGAATATTATTTATCCATGTAATAATAGGCTATTTATGGTATTGATATTCTAGCGTATAGGCCTACATTTCTTGGGGGAAATTCTGTTTTAGTGATGAGCAAGTTCTTCTGGTGAAATGTCATGTGTGGCTTTATTTTGATGTTGATATTAAATTATTATAAGCAGATAGATTGGTCACCCATTTCAAAAAAATGTGCAGCATTGAAAACAGCATCAGCACCTAATTTCAAAATATAATAACTATACACAATTTTGCCGTTTGTTTTTATGGGGGAGGCCTTTCAATTttttatacacacatatatatatatatatatatatatatatatagtgtgtgtgtgtgtatatatatatatacaattgtATTTCTATTGAATATACATATTTACACCTGGAGTAGGCAGGCTATTAATGCTGCCTAAGGAATATTGTGCAAATACATTGCAATGACTTTTTCTGTGCGTGTTCCCTcattgaggagagagggagagaaagagacagacagacatacagactgaCAGAGAATGCTGTTGATTGTGATGAGATTTTTCCAATCAAAGCCTGGGACGCGTTGAAAACCGGGTAAACACATGCATAGGTAGCCTTATAGTAAGGCTGGTGCCCCCTCTAGCGAGAACACGTAGAACGACGAGACGGGTTTTCTTTTGTTCCGTCAAAAGCGAACAAATGTACCCTCTCTATAGTTGATTCCCTTTCAGAATTGATTGTGGATTACAATTACTGAGGGTTCTCGTTTTCTTTCACTTCACTGTTCTCACAATCGTCAAAAAAAAGTGTGTTTAAATACACTATACATTCAATTAATACACTAGTAATTTTAAGCAAACAAATATTGCCTATTAGTAAAAGGCAGTTTATTTTTCACCGATGAAAAAGTCAATATGGGCTATCCTAAATGTAAACTATTACAGGCGTATAGGCTGAAGTAAGTA
The sequence above is a segment of the Salvelinus alpinus chromosome 1, SLU_Salpinus.1, whole genome shotgun sequence genome. Coding sequences within it:
- the onecut2 gene encoding one cut domain family member 2 isoform X3 translates to MKTAYNAYRCLAKDLDAYAMNPEMTMDSIGNLHGGLSHDQDLMNSHSPHHNRNAGASLRLHQDLAAASSRSAMVSSMATILDGAGDYRPELSHPLHHAMSMPCDTSPPGMGMNGTYTTLTPLQPLPPISTVSDKFHHPHHHHHHHHHQRLSGNVSGSFTLMRDERGLPAMNNLYSHYHKDMTGMGQSLSPLASSPLGNGLGSLHNTQQNLHNYGTHGHDKMLSSNFDAHTAMLARGDQHLSRGLGGPTAGMMPHLNGMHHTGHPGHSQSHGPVLASNRDRPPSSSGQQGNNSGQLEEINTKEVAQRITAELKRYSIPQAIFAQRVLCRSQGTLSDLLRNPKPWSKLKSGRETFRRMWKWLQEPEFQRMSALRLAGKTSVQKKRTRPKQGKEQYTKEIAPGFY
- the onecut2 gene encoding one cut domain family member 2 isoform X1, encoding MKTAYNAYRCLAKDLDAYAMNPEMTMDSIGNLHGGLSHDQDLMNSHSPHHNRNAGASLRLHQDLAAASSRSAMVSSMATILDGAGDYRPELSHPLHHAMSMPCDTSPPGMGMNGTYTTLTPLQPLPPISTVSDKFHHPHHHHHHHHHQRLSGNVSGSFTLMRDERGLPAMNNLYSHYHKDMTGMGQSLSPLASSPLGNGLGSLHNTQQNLHNYGTHGHDKMLSSNFDAHTAMLARGDQHLSRGLGGPTAGMMPHLNGMHHTGHPGHSQSHGPVLASNRDRPPSSSGQQGNNSGQLEEINTKEVAQRITAELKRYSIPQAIFAQRVLCRSQGTLSDLLRNPKPWSKLKSGRETFRRMWKWLQEPEFQRMSALRLAGTSREHAMIGSNGMHCQTLTTLCTGTQNYACKRKEQDPSKERNNTPKKSRLVFTDLQRRTLLAIFKENKRPSKEMQMTISQQLGLELTTVSNFFMNARRRSLDKWMDEGSPGGASTASSSCTKV
- the onecut2 gene encoding one cut domain family member 2 isoform X2: MKTAYNAYRCLAKDLDAYAMNPEMTMDSIGNLHGGLSHDQDLMNSHSPHHNRNAGASLRLHQDLAAASSRSAMVSSMATILDGAGDYRPELSHPLHHAMSMPCDTSPPGMGMNGTYTTLTPLQPLPPISTVSDKFHHPHHHHHHHHHQRLSGNVSGSFTLMRDERGLPAMNNLYSHYHKDMTGMGQSLSPLASSPLGNGLGSLHNTQQNLHNYGTHGHDKMLSSNFDAHTAMLARGDQHLSRGLGGPTAGMMPHLNGMHHTGHPGHSQSHGPVLASNRDRPPSSSGQQGNNSGQLEEINTKEVAQRITAELKRYSIPQAIFAQRVLCRSQGTLSDLLRNPKPWSKLKSGRETFRRMWKWLQEPEFQRMSALRLAACKRKEQDPSKERNNTPKKSRLVFTDLQRRTLLAIFKENKRPSKEMQMTISQQLGLELTTVSNFFMNARRRSLDKWMDEGSPGGASTASSSCTKV